In Miscanthus floridulus cultivar M001 unplaced genomic scaffold, ASM1932011v1 fs_698_1, whole genome shotgun sequence, a genomic segment contains:
- the LOC136532725 gene encoding vegetative cell wall protein gp1-like — protein sequence MPPSTSLPSRRRRAPPHAPSSLSTPSCSPRPPPSSSLPTRRRPHTLHPKPSAAPLPPHSAAPSLPTPPASAVDLHPARPVCHSHRLAHAPVPAAKPSASTIPPACPQRVPAPPRCPPAGSPLLDATPTTSWAASTARPPLRRQLFYGDPGD from the exons ATGCCGCCGTCGACCTCCCTCccctcgcgccgccgtcgagctcccccccacgcgccctcctccctctccactccatcgtgctccccacgcccgccgccgtcgagctccctcCCCACGCGCCGCCGACCGCACACCCTCCACCCCAAACCCTCCgccgctcccctccctccccactccgcggccccctccctccccaccccGCCCGCCTCCGCCGTCGACCTCCACCCCGCCCGGCCGGTCTGCCACAGCCACCGGCTGGCCCACGCCCCTGTCCCCGCCGCGAAACCGAGCGCGAGCACGATCCCGCCCGCCTGCCCCCAGCGAGTCCCTGCGCCACCTCGGTGCCCGCCCGCAGGGAGCCCCTTGCTCGACGCCACTCCGACAACCTCCTGGGCGGCTTCTACAGCGCGGCCGCCTCTCCGACGACAGCTGTTCTATGGCGACCCAG gtgattga